The window GCTCGGGCACGAATCGCGGAGGCGGCGGCAGCCCGGCCGTCGCCGCCACGCTCGCGCTCGCCTTGCTCCTGCTATCGCGCCGCCACCTCGCCCGGCGCTGACCCGCGTCGTCAGACGAGCGTCGCGTCGAGCGAGATTTCGGCGTTCAACACGCGCGAGATCGGGCAATTGGCCTTCGCCTTCGCCGCGACCTCCTGGAATTTCTCCGGCGCGATTCCGGGGACCTGCGCCTTCAAAGTCAGCCGCGACGCCGTGATCGTCCAACCCTTCGGCGGGACGTTGTCGAAGTTCACCTCCGCGCTCGCGTCGAGCTGCGTCGGCGTGAAGCCGGCCTCGCCCAACGCGGCCGACAGCGCCATCGCAAAACAGCCGGCGTGCGCCGCCGCGATCAGTTCCTCGGGATTCGTGCCGGCGCCGGAAGCGAAGCGCGAGCCGAACGAATACTCCGTGTTCTTCAACGCCCCGCCCGGGGCGGACAGCGTGCCTTTGCCTTCCTTGAGGGAACCTTGCCAGATGGCGGATGCGGAACGTTTCATCCGGCGGACCGTCGCCACATTTCACCGTTTCGCAAGCTGCCGCCCGCTTGCCAGCCCCGGCGCCGCGCCTCAACCTCCGCGCCGTGCGGGTAATCCTCTCAACGCTCCGTCCCTCCCTCGCCGCGCTGCTTCTCGCCAGCGCGGCCGCGCTCCCCCTGTCTGCCCAGGATCAACCGGCCGCGCAGGAATCGACCGCCGAGGAAACCGCCGCCGCCTTCGAGCCGCGCCCGCCGGCGAATTTGCTCGAAGCCCAAATCGAGCTGCATCGCCGCGGCTTCTCGTGCGGCTCGATCGATGGCGTGCGCGGCACGCAAACCGCCGGAGCGTTGCGCGCGTTCCAGCGCAGCCAGCAACTCAAGGAAACCGGCGAACTTGACCAGCTCACGCGCGAGGCGCTGCAATTGACCGAAGAGCCGCTCGGCGAACACACGCTCACCGCCGAGGAGCTCTCCTCGCTGCATCCGGTGCCCGACACCTGGGTCGGCAAGTCCGAGATGGAACGCCTCGGCTACGCCACCGCGCTCGAACTCGTCGCCGAGCGCCACCGCTCCAACCCGAAGCTGATCCGCCAGCTCAACCCCGACGTGAACTGGGATGAGCTCATGGCCGGCGCCGTGCTCAAGGTGCCGAACATCGGCACCGTCCTCCTCGAAGGCCACGCTGCCCTCCTCCACGTGCGTCTCGCCGAACGCGAACTCGAGGTGACCGACCCCGACGGGAAGCTCATCGCGCACTTTCCCGTCTCGATCGCGAAGATGGTGGAGAAGCGCCCCGTCGGACAGCTCACGATCAAGGTCATCATCCCCGATCCGAACTACACGTTCGACCCCGCGGTCTTCCCTGAGTCGGCGGAAGCGCAGACGCTCGACCACAAATTGATCCTCTCGCCCGGTCCCAACAATCCCGTCGGCGTCGCGTGGATCGGACTCGATCGCCCCGGCTACGGCATCCACGGGACGCCGGAGCCGGAAAAAGTCGGCCGCACCGAATCGCACGGCTGCTTCCGCCTCGCGAATTGGGACGCGCGCACGCTGCTCGCGCTGGTCGAAGTCGGTCTGCCGGTGATCGTCGAGCCCTGACCGGCGCTCACATCTGGTCGAGCGCCTGTCCGAGATCCCAGATCAGGTCGTCGGCATTTTCGATGCCGATGGAGATGCGCACCAAGTCGTCGGACACGCCGCTCGCCTTCTTCGCCTCGGGCGTGAGACCGGAGTGCGTCATCGCCGCCGGATGCTGCGCCAGCGACTCGGTGGAGCCGAGCGAGACCGCGAGCTTGATGACCTTCAGCGCGTCGAGGAATCGGAACGCCTCCGCCTCGCCGCCCTTCACGAAGAGCGAGATCAGCGAACCGGGGCCGGTCTGCTGTTTCCGGTAGATCGCGTATTCCGGATCGCTCGACTTGAGCAAACCGAGGAAACCCACGGCACGCACTTTCGGATGCGCGACGAGAAACTCCGCGCACTTCTGCGCGTTGGCGGCCGCCGCCTCGGCGCGGATCTTGAGCGTTTCGAGCGAGCGCGTGAGCAGCCACGCGGTGTGCGGATTCGGCATGCCGCCGAGGCTGTTGCGCAGACCCGCCGTGGCCTTGAGCAGCGCGAAATCATTGGCGAGCACCACGCCGCCAACGACGTCCGAGTGGCCGCCGATGTATTTCGTCGCCGAGTAGAGCACGACGTCCGCGCCGAACTTCGCCGGCTGGCAAAACACCGGACCCGCCACCGTGTTGTCGACGATGATGAGCACGCTACGCCCGTCGGCCGTGCGGTGCGTGGCCGACGCCTCGCGCATCGCGGCGAGATCGGTGAGCTTGTTGTTCGGATTGGCCGGCGTCTCGACGAAGATCGAGCGCGTCTTCGGCCCGAGCAGCGCCTTCGCCTCGTCCACGGCGGTGATGCCCGCGTGGATGAAATGCGACTTGATGCCGAACTTCGTCAGGAACCCGCGCATGAACGTCTCCGTGCCGCCGTAGAGCGGCGCGCACACGATCATCTCGTCGCCCGGATTGTGCGTCGCGAGCAACGCCGTGGCGATCGCCGCCATGCCGCTCGAGAAACTCAGCGCGCCGCGCATGCCTTCCCACATCGCCATGCGATCCTCGAAGATCTCGAGGTTGGGATTGTTGAAACGCGAGTAGATCAGCCCCGCCTGGTGCTTGCCCGTCGGCGCACCGCCCTCGCCGCGCATCCACGCGAAGAACTTCTTGCCGTCCTCCGACTTCTTGAACGCGAACGTCGACGTGAGGAACACCGGCGGCTTCACCGCGCCTTCACTCAGGAACGGATCGAAACCGAGGCTGAGCGCGAGAGTTTCGGGATGCAGACGGGCGGATTCTTCAGGGGTCAGCTTGGACA is drawn from Opitutia bacterium and contains these coding sequences:
- a CDS encoding murein L,D-transpeptidase, giving the protein MRNVSSGGPSPHFTVSQAAARLPAPAPRLNLRAVRVILSTLRPSLAALLLASAAALPLSAQDQPAAQESTAEETAAAFEPRPPANLLEAQIELHRRGFSCGSIDGVRGTQTAGALRAFQRSQQLKETGELDQLTREALQLTEEPLGEHTLTAEELSSLHPVPDTWVGKSEMERLGYATALELVAERHRSNPKLIRQLNPDVNWDELMAGAVLKVPNIGTVLLEGHAALLHVRLAERELEVTDPDGKLIAHFPVSIAKMVEKRPVGQLTIKVIIPDPNYTFDPAVFPESAEAQTLDHKLILSPGPNNPVGVAWIGLDRPGYGIHGTPEPEKVGRTESHGCFRLANWDARTLLALVEVGLPVIVEP
- a CDS encoding OsmC family protein, yielding MKRSASAIWQGSLKEGKGTLSAPGGALKNTEYSFGSRFASGAGTNPEELIAAAHAGCFAMALSAALGEAGFTPTQLDASAEVNFDNVPPKGWTITASRLTLKAQVPGIAPEKFQEVAAKAKANCPISRVLNAEISLDATLV
- a CDS encoding cystathionine gamma-synthase family protein translates to MSKLTPEESARLHPETLALSLGFDPFLSEGAVKPPVFLTSTFAFKKSEDGKKFFAWMRGEGGAPTGKHQAGLIYSRFNNPNLEIFEDRMAMWEGMRGALSFSSGMAAIATALLATHNPGDEMIVCAPLYGGTETFMRGFLTKFGIKSHFIHAGITAVDEAKALLGPKTRSIFVETPANPNNKLTDLAAMREASATHRTADGRSVLIIVDNTVAGPVFCQPAKFGADVVLYSATKYIGGHSDVVGGVVLANDFALLKATAGLRNSLGGMPNPHTAWLLTRSLETLKIRAEAAAANAQKCAEFLVAHPKVRAVGFLGLLKSSDPEYAIYRKQQTGPGSLISLFVKGGEAEAFRFLDALKVIKLAVSLGSTESLAQHPAAMTHSGLTPEAKKASGVSDDLVRISIGIENADDLIWDLGQALDQM